Proteins encoded together in one Lachnospiraceae bacterium JLR.KK008 window:
- a CDS encoding methyl-accepting chemotaxis protein encodes MRLGKTPSKLAKEVAELKEIIRAIAEMKDTDYSAQPELAAIYQRLTTNRKQFEEVLEKNIKAVMQISSLDLAMQYHTDKIIQISDQVAQATEVIFGSSSGKADNRHEELTNTIIKASEHTEDVYKKIESGQDELTTIKELSIQTMDASRAMQKDMSELFDIINQMNKVIAGINSISFQTNLLALNASIEAARAGEAGRGFAVVADEIRELAEQTQKLTGNMGTFVGNIKIASEKSSKSAEGAIGTLGMMNERIEGVWELNSEIQSHVSGVNDLISSLAAVSEEISSAMAEMENQLKDCTVFMRGVGEEVQEEIKPVSHIEKTLDDSIKQMGSMTNDAFLYLHPTKFGEYVKAAIGAHKTWLQNLRKMVDEKTILPLQLDSTKCAFGHFYYAVMPKAPAIIPVWNALDNKHKRFHSFGAEVINALKTQNYVQAEQICRDAENYSRELLSDLEKIYQMSQNNYH; translated from the coding sequence ATGAGGCTTGGGAAAACCCCGTCAAAGCTGGCAAAGGAGGTTGCTGAGCTGAAGGAGATTATAAGAGCCATCGCTGAAATGAAGGACACTGATTACTCCGCTCAGCCCGAATTAGCAGCTATTTACCAGAGACTCACAACAAACAGAAAGCAGTTTGAGGAAGTTCTCGAAAAAAATATCAAGGCGGTCATGCAGATCAGCTCTCTTGATCTGGCCATGCAGTACCATACGGATAAGATCATCCAAATATCCGATCAGGTGGCTCAGGCTACCGAAGTCATTTTCGGTTCCTCATCCGGAAAAGCCGACAATCGTCATGAAGAACTGACCAATACGATTATCAAGGCTTCCGAACATACCGAAGATGTCTATAAAAAAATCGAATCCGGACAGGATGAACTGACAACAATCAAAGAACTTTCTATCCAGACAATGGACGCATCCAGAGCCATGCAGAAAGACATGAGTGAACTGTTTGATATTATCAACCAGATGAACAAGGTAATCGCCGGCATCAACTCCATCTCTTTCCAGACAAATCTGTTGGCGTTAAACGCCTCCATTGAGGCGGCCCGGGCCGGGGAAGCAGGAAGAGGTTTTGCAGTCGTAGCTGACGAAATCCGTGAACTGGCAGAACAGACACAGAAACTGACAGGGAACATGGGGACGTTTGTTGGGAATATCAAGATCGCATCAGAAAAGAGTTCTAAGAGTGCGGAAGGTGCGATTGGCACTCTCGGTATGATGAATGAGAGAATAGAAGGTGTATGGGAGTTAAACAGCGAGATCCAAAGTCATGTTTCCGGAGTCAATGATCTCATCAGCTCCCTCGCCGCAGTCAGTGAAGAAATCAGCAGCGCTATGGCGGAAATGGAAAATCAGCTGAAAGACTGCACAGTCTTTATGCGTGGCGTTGGGGAAGAAGTCCAGGAAGAAATAAAGCCGGTTTCTCATATAGAAAAGACGCTGGATGATTCCATCAAACAGATGGGAAGCATGACAAACGATGCTTTCTTATATTTGCATCCGACAAAATTTGGTGAATATGTAAAAGCTGCTATCGGCGCTCACAAGACATGGCTTCAAAATCTGCGAAAGATGGTCGACGAAAAGACGATATTGCCACTGCAGCTCGATTCCACCAAGTGTGCGTTCGGTCATTTCTACTATGCCGTTATGCCCAAAGCACCGGCTATCATTCCAGTCTGGAATGCTCTTGACAATAAACATAAAAGATTCCACTCATTTGGTGCGGAAGTGATCAATGCCCTGAAAACGCAAAACTATGTGCAGGCGGAACAGATCTGTCGCGATGCAGAGAATTATTCAAGAGAACTGCTCTCTGACCTTGAAAAGATCTATCAGATGTCTCAGAATAATTATCATTAA
- a CDS encoding RNA polymerase sigma factor, translating to MDKMTNQEVQALVDQAAAGDRKALETLVSGVQDMVFNLSLRMLGTFADAEDATQDILLKVITHLSSFRGDSLFTTWVFRIAANHLKNYKKHMFARFPLSFAYYGEDIENAKIENLPDLTQDVEKELLAEELKLSCTNVMLQCLDMESRCIFILGTMFQLDSRIAGEILEITPEAYRQRLSRVRRKMADFLGQYCGEYGQGRCRCKERVNYAIQSHRLNPSRLDYVTAAEISVQTIMEVKNAMEEIDELSQDFSFCKPYQIPERTKSLIREFLDSTQLSIVRNS from the coding sequence ATGGATAAAATGACAAATCAGGAAGTACAGGCGCTGGTCGATCAGGCTGCCGCAGGAGACAGGAAAGCGCTTGAAACGCTTGTTTCAGGTGTACAGGACATGGTATTTAATTTATCTCTGCGGATGCTCGGGACCTTTGCAGATGCGGAGGATGCCACACAGGACATTTTGCTGAAAGTGATCACGCATCTGTCATCTTTCAGAGGTGACAGCCTGTTTACGACATGGGTATTCCGCATTGCGGCGAATCATCTGAAGAACTATAAAAAGCATATGTTTGCGCGGTTTCCGCTGAGCTTTGCGTATTATGGAGAGGATATAGAAAATGCAAAAATTGAGAATTTGCCGGATCTGACACAGGATGTGGAAAAGGAGCTGCTGGCGGAGGAGCTGAAGCTGTCCTGCACCAATGTGATGTTGCAATGTCTTGATATGGAGAGCAGGTGTATTTTCATATTGGGCACAATGTTTCAGCTCGACAGCCGCATTGCGGGGGAGATTCTGGAGATAACCCCGGAGGCGTATCGTCAGCGGCTCTCCCGGGTACGCAGAAAAATGGCGGACTTTCTTGGACAGTATTGTGGAGAATATGGACAGGGAAGATGCAGATGTAAAGAGAGAGTGAATTATGCAATACAGAGTCACAGATTAAACCCATCGCGGCTGGACTATGTAACGGCTGCGGAAATTTCCGTTCAGACAATCATGGAAGTGAAAAATGCCATGGAGGAGATCGATGAGTTATCACAGGATTTTTCGTTCTGTAAGCCCTATCAGATTCCTGAGCGCACGAAATCTCTGATACGGGAATTTTTAGATTCCACGCAGCTTTCGATTGTCAGAAATTCGTGA
- the nth gene encoding endonuclease III — protein MTREQLALEIIERLKKEYPDAGCTLDYNQAWKLLVSVRLAAQCTDARVNVVVEKLYEVFPDVDALAEAPVEEIERLVRPCGLGKSKARDISACMRMIRDVYGGNVPDEFDKLLSLPGVGRKSANLIMGDVFGKPAIVTDTHCIRLVNRMGLVDGIKEPAKVERELWKLIPPQEGSDFCHRLVYHGREVCTARTKPYCERCCVQDICRRTGVDG, from the coding sequence ATGACAAGAGAGCAACTTGCGCTGGAAATCATAGAACGGCTGAAGAAAGAATATCCCGACGCCGGATGTACGCTCGATTATAATCAGGCCTGGAAGCTGCTCGTGAGCGTGCGTCTGGCTGCACAGTGTACCGATGCCAGAGTGAATGTGGTCGTGGAAAAACTCTATGAAGTGTTTCCGGATGTGGACGCGCTGGCGGAGGCACCGGTGGAGGAAATCGAGAGGCTTGTCCGTCCCTGCGGGCTTGGTAAGAGCAAGGCGAGAGACATCAGTGCCTGTATGAGGATGATCCGGGATGTGTACGGAGGAAATGTGCCGGATGAATTTGACAAGCTGTTGTCACTTCCCGGTGTAGGCAGGAAAAGCGCTAACCTGATTATGGGAGATGTGTTCGGGAAACCGGCGATTGTCACTGATACGCACTGTATCCGTCTGGTGAACAGGATGGGACTGGTGGACGGCATCAAAGAGCCTGCCAAAGTGGAGCGGGAATTGTGGAAACTCATACCGCCTCAGGAGGGCAGCGATTTTTGCCATCGTCTCGTGTATCACGGAAGAGAAGTATGTACCGCCCGCACGAAACCGTACTGCGAGAGATGTTGTGTTCAGGATATTTGTAGAAGGACAGGAGTAGATGGATGA
- a CDS encoding Rpn family recombination-promoting nuclease/putative transposase encodes MGDMETKQTKWEELSISNDFLFGKVMQNPELCKELLQRILPDLNIERIEYPELQKSINMDMDARSVRLDVYVKDEKEVVYDIEMQVSHTKELPKRSRYYQSMIDLQLIDKGQFYDELKRSYVIFICPFDLYGKGRHIYTFENICKEDGSISMGDEAVKIVLNAKGTLDDVSDELKAFLDYVAGKKPKDAYVERLEEAVKEAKKNREWRHEYMTLLMRDQENVKKGEEMLAELIILLSEDGRLSDVIKASQDKEYRQELYVEYHII; translated from the coding sequence ATGGGAGACATGGAAACAAAGCAGACAAAATGGGAAGAATTAAGCATATCCAATGATTTCCTGTTTGGCAAGGTCATGCAGAATCCGGAATTGTGCAAAGAGTTATTGCAGAGGATTCTTCCGGATTTGAACATTGAACGCATTGAATATCCAGAATTACAGAAAAGTATCAACATGGATATGGATGCCCGCAGTGTGAGGCTGGATGTGTATGTAAAAGATGAGAAAGAAGTTGTTTACGACATAGAAATGCAGGTAAGCCATACAAAGGAACTTCCTAAGAGAAGCAGGTATTATCAGAGTATGATTGACCTTCAACTTATTGATAAGGGGCAGTTTTATGATGAGTTAAAGCGAAGCTATGTTATATTTATCTGTCCATTCGATTTATATGGGAAAGGACGGCATATTTATACCTTTGAAAATATCTGTAAAGAAGACGGCAGCATTTCTATGGGTGATGAGGCGGTAAAGATAGTTCTCAATGCAAAAGGAACTCTGGATGATGTGAGTGATGAATTAAAGGCGTTCCTTGATTATGTGGCAGGGAAGAAGCCGAAGGATGCCTATGTGGAGAGATTGGAAGAAGCTGTAAAAGAGGCCAAGAAGAATAGAGAATGGAGGCATGAGTATATGACGTTGTTGATGAGAGACCAGGAGAATGTGAAAAAAGGTGAGGAAATGTTGGCAGAATTAATAATACTTTTAAGTGAAGATGGACGTTTATCAGACGTTATCAAAGCATCACAGGATAAAGAGTATCGTCAGGAACTTTATGTGGAGTATCATATCATTTAA
- a CDS encoding HSP90 family protein — protein MSDYRFQVNLGGMIEILSDHLYSSPDVYIRELLQNSVDAITGRMIQAQEYSEPQGKTPDRQAPKEVPGRIVLEIEEGRRLVFTDNGQGLTEEEIHQFLAVIGESSKRGVRDEKVCTDYIGRFGIGLLSCFMVSDEIRMLTKSCKGDAQVLEWKGRPDGTYTIRKMARTFPGEEAPDYGTQVILTAKPGREDYFTEKVIRRLLTYYGLLLPFPVIVRTGEKEEQINPVYLPWDGRKTNKQELLLFGQMMFEEQFLDCVLLRSGQGNVSGVAYIVKYPVLPSAKGNHRIYLKNMLLTEKGNDLIPDWAVFTRCIINATDLRPTASREGFYVDEVLEQAREAIEDALIDYIAEIAEENRELFDTFFHIHRLTLMSLALATPKLFEILVDYCEFETTRGIKSGYDLRSCGEPLVYAPTEAKYKQLSQLFFAQDKLLINVSYVHTLELLCRLGQVYGLEVHPVDDWSVEDLLQDLTPDDQDESFAFQKAADRILRSYDCRAELKYFSPVSQPTFYLMDEKILLKRQIAASRSRSDSMFFQMLDAFAAEIPSDTAAVLYFNYSNPLVKKLVAVERESDLKLLIEILYVQALQIGGFTLHHNELGMQSRNILTLMERGLSDG, from the coding sequence ATGAGTGATTATCGATTTCAGGTAAATCTGGGCGGGATGATAGAAATTCTGTCAGATCATTTATACAGCAGTCCGGACGTGTATATCCGCGAGCTCTTGCAGAACAGTGTGGATGCCATAACAGGCAGAATGATCCAGGCGCAGGAATACAGTGAGCCGCAGGGGAAAACGCCGGACAGACAGGCACCGAAGGAAGTGCCGGGCAGAATCGTGCTGGAGATCGAAGAAGGCAGGAGGCTTGTTTTTACGGATAATGGGCAGGGACTGACGGAAGAGGAGATTCATCAGTTTCTGGCCGTCATCGGCGAGTCCTCAAAACGCGGTGTCAGAGATGAAAAGGTTTGCACTGACTATATCGGCCGGTTTGGCATAGGGCTGCTCTCCTGTTTTATGGTGTCGGATGAGATACGGATGTTGACAAAGTCATGCAAAGGAGACGCCCAGGTACTCGAGTGGAAGGGGAGACCGGATGGCACTTACACGATCAGGAAGATGGCCCGGACTTTTCCAGGCGAGGAAGCGCCTGATTATGGCACACAGGTGATACTGACGGCAAAACCGGGACGTGAAGATTACTTTACAGAAAAGGTGATCCGCAGACTGCTCACCTATTACGGATTGTTGCTGCCATTTCCGGTTATCGTGCGGACGGGGGAAAAGGAAGAGCAAATCAATCCGGTCTATCTGCCGTGGGATGGAAGAAAGACGAATAAACAGGAATTACTGCTGTTTGGACAGATGATGTTTGAAGAGCAGTTTTTGGACTGTGTTCTACTTCGAAGCGGGCAGGGGAATGTCTCCGGCGTTGCTTATATTGTAAAATACCCGGTATTGCCGTCGGCAAAAGGCAACCACCGGATTTATCTGAAGAACATGCTGCTGACAGAAAAGGGAAATGATCTGATTCCGGATTGGGCGGTCTTTACAAGATGTATCATCAATGCCACGGATCTGCGGCCGACAGCTTCCAGAGAGGGCTTTTATGTGGATGAAGTGTTGGAGCAGGCCCGGGAAGCCATCGAGGATGCACTGATCGATTATATAGCGGAAATTGCCGAGGAGAACAGGGAGCTGTTTGATACGTTCTTTCATATTCACCGGCTGACGCTGATGTCGCTGGCGCTGGCGACGCCCAAATTGTTTGAGATATTGGTTGATTACTGTGAGTTTGAAACGACGAGAGGGATAAAGAGCGGTTATGATTTGCGTTCCTGTGGGGAACCGCTTGTCTATGCGCCGACGGAAGCAAAATATAAGCAGCTCTCCCAGCTCTTTTTTGCCCAGGATAAACTGTTGATTAACGTCTCTTATGTCCACACACTGGAACTTCTCTGCAGGCTTGGACAGGTGTATGGTCTGGAAGTCCATCCGGTAGACGACTGGAGCGTCGAAGATCTGTTACAGGATCTGACGCCGGATGACCAGGATGAGAGCTTTGCCTTCCAGAAGGCGGCTGACAGGATACTGAGATCTTATGACTGCAGGGCGGAATTGAAATATTTTTCTCCTGTCAGTCAGCCGACCTTTTACCTGATGGATGAAAAGATTTTGTTGAAGCGCCAGATTGCGGCTTCACGCTCCAGGTCGGATTCGATGTTTTTCCAGATGCTGGATGCCTTTGCGGCGGAGATTCCGAGTGATACGGCTGCTGTCCTTTATTTTAATTACAGCAATCCGCTTGTGAAAAAGCTGGTGGCGGTGGAGCGGGAGTCGGATCTGAAACTATTGATAGAAATTTTGTATGTACAGGCGCTGCAGATCGGAGGTTTCACTCTGCATCATAATGAGCTGGGGATGCAGAGCCGCAATATTCTGACACTGATGGAGAGGGGACTGTCGGATGGATAG
- a CDS encoding DUF2461 domain-containing protein, protein MNTQLIIDYLSALERNNNREWYHANKDDFKKANAEFEQLLQALIMEIGKFDSSIIHSNPKDLTFKIVRDTRFSHDKSPYLPAFRAHISTMGKLPVPVGYYLMIKPGNRSFLGGGLFADMFKEATTMIRDYIARNGEEWEQIIHEQEFQKYFTVQGTVLKNVPAGYEKEHAQAEYLKYKSWYLEYALKDEEVKDAEALPAKAAELFRIMKPFNDYLNRALAGFQMPKRP, encoded by the coding sequence ATGAATACACAGCTTATCATTGATTACTTATCGGCGCTTGAAAGGAATAATAATCGTGAATGGTATCATGCGAATAAAGACGACTTTAAAAAGGCAAATGCCGAATTTGAACAATTATTGCAGGCTCTGATTATGGAAATCGGGAAGTTTGACAGCAGCATTATCCATAGTAATCCGAAGGATCTTACCTTTAAGATTGTCAGGGATACTCGTTTCAGTCATGATAAATCGCCGTATCTTCCTGCGTTCCGTGCCCATATTTCTACCATGGGCAAACTGCCAGTTCCTGTCGGGTATTATCTGATGATAAAGCCCGGTAACCGCTCTTTTTTAGGAGGAGGCCTGTTTGCAGATATGTTTAAAGAGGCAACAACGATGATACGGGATTATATTGCCCGTAACGGTGAGGAATGGGAGCAGATCATACATGAACAGGAGTTTCAGAAATATTTCACCGTACAGGGAACGGTCTTAAAAAATGTTCCGGCGGGATATGAGAAAGAGCACGCACAGGCGGAATATCTGAAATATAAGAGCTGGTATCTTGAGTATGCGCTGAAAGACGAAGAAGTGAAAGATGCTGAAGCATTACCGGCAAAAGCAGCGGAACTTTTCCGGATTATGAAACCGTTTAACGATTATCTGAACAGAGCGCTTGCGGGGTTCCAGATGCCAAAAAGGCCATAG
- a CDS encoding leucine-rich repeat domain-containing protein: protein MDRHRGRRNVRKIALAVLLSGLFLIGYGQTIPARETEQENGDTPEETAMENGAAAETTAENGAELILARLIKDEGFRDCVWYEADIGSEDTEETILRKLDQCEQLVLKEPASGSSLYSLEDLFYLPNLKSLVIDLDAWDNCAIADFTPITGLSGLEKLYIDNHARQEIDLSCLAEMNHLTELYLPNCQVKDLTFLKDMPQLERLSLYETNVDDLAVLENLQGLVELALSGNSDVQNLEVVGKLTSLEDLGLQNCGIRDISFLSELTQLRGINLNHNSITDLSPLAGLTRLERLGAAENQIRDISSLESLTNLFDLALDGNEISDISALSGLTHLNQAGLSDNLISDLSPLAGKKELMYVSVFGNPCADLQPVCEVPLLSWKSYEAMDEKTEYAETWIEEQHPEVTDYTCIDYVEGDLNGDGRKDIAFVIDGTFGDHKSDEMYMDTRRLYVLIRQKDGSMQEVTEVPYISGGDAGGMQGDPYFGIFMGNGNLMLQEGWGSSTGMTVMQIYSYRNGKLEQTKSISVGYSHFADGYDVTVTDVEDDTWVEYAIAMDGFRMVRVDLADSAHPFHKAFPTMDLYDVSYSIYDDKTETNIAAVEALDHFISAVAGNGEKADLPYAAWQKTGYERLKGVELPDYYYTVPGTEENAAVEADGEAQTGPWEGDFIYYDGLMVRDGQLYHLICYQKKEERAVYLLNDDTGEIQEE from the coding sequence ATGGACAGACATCGTGGCAGAAGAAATGTGCGAAAAATTGCATTAGCAGTATTATTGTCTGGGTTGTTCCTGATTGGATATGGTCAGACAATTCCAGCCAGGGAGACAGAGCAGGAAAACGGGGATACGCCGGAGGAGACAGCAATGGAAAATGGTGCTGCGGCGGAAACAACAGCGGAAAATGGTGCGGAACTGATATTGGCCCGTCTGATAAAAGATGAGGGGTTTCGGGATTGTGTATGGTACGAGGCGGACATAGGCAGCGAAGATACGGAGGAAACGATCCTGCGTAAACTGGATCAATGTGAACAGCTCGTATTAAAAGAGCCTGCCAGCGGCAGTTCCCTGTATTCTCTGGAGGATTTGTTTTATCTGCCCAATCTGAAAAGTCTGGTCATCGATCTGGACGCCTGGGATAATTGTGCGATTGCGGACTTTACCCCAATTACCGGACTTAGCGGACTGGAAAAGCTCTACATAGATAATCACGCCCGGCAAGAGATAGATCTTTCCTGTCTGGCGGAAATGAATCATCTCACGGAATTATATCTGCCAAATTGTCAGGTCAAAGATCTGACGTTTTTAAAAGATATGCCACAGCTGGAACGGCTGTCTCTGTATGAGACAAATGTCGATGATCTGGCTGTGTTGGAAAACCTGCAGGGACTGGTGGAGTTGGCGCTCAGCGGAAATTCCGATGTCCAGAATCTGGAAGTTGTGGGAAAACTGACCAGTCTGGAAGATCTGGGATTACAGAACTGTGGAATCCGGGATATTAGTTTTTTAAGTGAATTAACGCAGCTTCGGGGGATTAACCTGAATCATAATTCCATTACAGACTTATCTCCGTTAGCAGGTCTTACCAGATTGGAACGGCTGGGGGCGGCTGAAAATCAGATCAGAGATATTTCGTCATTGGAAAGTCTGACTAACCTGTTTGATTTGGCTTTGGACGGAAATGAAATCAGCGATATTTCCGCGCTCAGCGGCCTGACACATTTGAATCAGGCGGGGCTTTCGGACAACCTGATTTCCGATCTGTCGCCTCTGGCGGGAAAAAAGGAACTGATGTATGTTTCAGTATTCGGAAATCCCTGCGCTGATTTACAGCCTGTGTGTGAGGTACCTTTGCTTTCCTGGAAAAGTTATGAAGCGATGGATGAGAAAACAGAATATGCCGAGACGTGGATCGAAGAGCAGCATCCGGAAGTTACGGACTATACATGCATTGATTATGTGGAAGGGGATTTGAACGGGGACGGCAGAAAGGATATTGCCTTTGTAATCGATGGGACATTTGGGGATCACAAGTCTGACGAAATGTATATGGATACGCGGCGGCTGTATGTCCTGATACGGCAAAAGGACGGTTCCATGCAGGAAGTAACCGAAGTGCCTTATATAAGCGGCGGTGACGCCGGCGGAATGCAGGGAGATCCTTATTTTGGTATATTCATGGGAAACGGCAACCTGATGCTGCAGGAAGGCTGGGGGAGCAGTACAGGTATGACAGTTATGCAGATTTACAGTTATCGGAATGGAAAACTGGAGCAGACAAAGAGTATCAGTGTGGGATACAGTCATTTTGCCGATGGCTATGATGTAACCGTAACAGACGTGGAAGATGATACATGGGTGGAATATGCCATTGCCATGGATGGTTTCCGCATGGTCAGGGTTGATCTTGCAGATTCCGCGCATCCGTTTCATAAGGCGTTTCCAACTATGGATCTGTATGATGTGTCTTATTCCATCTATGATGATAAGACGGAGACAAACATCGCCGCTGTGGAGGCTCTGGATCATTTCATAAGCGCTGTGGCCGGAAATGGGGAAAAGGCGGATCTGCCTTATGCGGCATGGCAGAAGACAGGATATGAACGATTAAAAGGAGTGGAATTGCCGGATTATTATTACACTGTCCCGGGGACAGAGGAAAATGCGGCTGTAGAAGCAGACGGTGAAGCTCAGACCGGGCCATGGGAGGGAGATTTTATTTACTATGACGGTCTGATGGTCAGGGACGGACAGCTTTATCATCTCATTTGTTATCAGAAGAAAGAAGAACGTGCGGTTTATCTGCTGAATGATGACACCGGTGAAATACAGGAAGAATGA
- the rlmH gene encoding 23S rRNA (pseudouridine(1915)-N(3))-methyltransferase RlmH: protein MKITVIGVGKIKEAYFRDAIGEYTKRLSRYCKLELCEVADDKTPDGASVVMQDAILEREAGRILGRIPEGSYVIVLDIGGKKMDSVVFARKIEQLGTAGKSHLTFVIGGSLGLHSTVKEKAALSVSFSDMTFPHQLMRVILLEQIYRGYRIISGEPYHK, encoded by the coding sequence GTGAAGATTACGGTGATTGGAGTCGGGAAAATAAAAGAGGCTTATTTCAGGGATGCGATAGGCGAATATACTAAACGCCTGAGCCGCTACTGTAAACTGGAATTGTGTGAGGTGGCGGACGATAAAACGCCGGATGGGGCCTCTGTAGTGATGCAGGACGCCATTTTGGAGAGAGAGGCCGGGAGGATTCTGGGCAGAATTCCGGAAGGATCTTATGTTATCGTTTTGGATATTGGCGGAAAGAAGATGGATTCTGTGGTATTTGCCAGGAAGATCGAACAGCTTGGCACGGCAGGAAAGAGCCATCTGACCTTTGTAATTGGCGGTTCTCTCGGTCTGCATTCTACTGTCAAGGAAAAGGCGGCTCTGTCTGTGAGCTTTTCGGACATGACTTTTCCGCATCAACTGATGCGGGTCATCTTGCTGGAACAGATCTACCGGGGATACCGGATCATCAGCGGAGAACCATATCATAAATAA
- a CDS encoding VanW family protein has product MRSFTESKFRNEGIRGKLAALVLLLLLIGGTGLTAHAEGEGGPYVTTIGALKEAVPAQRLVIKVQGYEFARTMADLATMEVVVQDNADGSRLCHIPDRTLLDTFLTDINTVLMGVPAGEGEAFYYYDALTNTIQTYPAAAGYCQITEVGREQVYFTLLQMLATVDMADQTIELKDDSVTEVYPEIPEEITANKYSLEGSCTTSFRGSSANRIRNIQIAAGNVNQLVLQPGETVSMNKAFLPRTSANGYRQAGTYVGGKVVPGMGGGICQVSSTIYNAVMNGGLTVVERHPHSMPVHYLPLGMDAAISSGSKDLKVRNDYPFPVLFEAYTEGKNLTVNIYTNDLLTAGTTYRLHAVRKGGLAANAYLEVTVDGTVTEDRFLGTSRYSPMVKEEEDEDER; this is encoded by the coding sequence ATGAGGAGTTTCACGGAAAGTAAGTTCAGAAACGAAGGAATAAGGGGAAAGCTCGCGGCTCTTGTACTGTTATTGCTGCTGATCGGGGGTACAGGGCTGACAGCGCACGCTGAAGGAGAGGGAGGCCCTTATGTGACGACGATCGGAGCGTTGAAGGAGGCTGTCCCGGCGCAGCGGCTGGTCATAAAAGTACAGGGCTATGAGTTTGCCAGAACGATGGCGGATCTGGCGACAATGGAAGTGGTCGTGCAGGATAATGCGGACGGAAGCAGACTGTGTCATATTCCGGACAGGACGCTGCTCGATACGTTCCTCACGGACATTAACACGGTGTTGATGGGTGTGCCTGCCGGTGAGGGAGAGGCCTTTTACTATTATGATGCGCTGACAAATACGATCCAGACTTATCCGGCGGCGGCCGGTTATTGCCAGATTACTGAAGTTGGAAGAGAACAGGTCTATTTCACACTGCTGCAGATGCTGGCGACGGTTGACATGGCGGATCAGACGATCGAGTTAAAGGATGACAGTGTGACGGAAGTCTACCCGGAAATACCGGAAGAGATCACAGCCAACAAATATTCTCTTGAGGGAAGCTGTACGACGAGCTTTCGCGGAAGCTCTGCCAACCGGATCCGCAATATACAGATTGCAGCCGGAAATGTCAACCAGCTGGTGTTGCAGCCGGGGGAGACAGTCTCCATGAATAAAGCCTTTTTGCCTCGGACTTCCGCTAACGGATACCGACAGGCCGGCACTTATGTGGGAGGGAAAGTCGTTCCCGGGATGGGCGGTGGTATCTGCCAGGTATCCTCTACGATCTATAATGCGGTCATGAACGGTGGACTGACGGTCGTTGAGCGTCATCCGCACAGTATGCCGGTACATTATCTGCCGCTTGGTATGGACGCTGCGATTTCCAGTGGCAGCAAGGATCTGAAAGTCCGCAACGATTACCCGTTCCCGGTGCTCTTTGAGGCATATACCGAAGGGAAGAATCTGACGGTCAATATTTATACGAACGACTTACTGACAGCAGGTACGACTTATCGGCTTCATGCGGTGAGAAAAGGCGGACTGGCAGCCAACGCCTATCTGGAAGTTACCGTGGACGGTACAGTGACAGAAGACAGATTCCTTGGAACGTCAAGATACAGCCCGATGGTAAAGGAAGAGGAAGATGAGGATGAACGGTAA